In Bacteroidota bacterium, a genomic segment contains:
- a CDS encoding histidine kinase — protein sequence MIMPIDKERVRFYLWVALAYVALGVVVDVGTFGGHFPARVLNNFWRGCFILVINYLFYEYTLAFIRRRNRLVFKIPLFLIAVWLQLMLYSFGVYAWRSIGIRLHLYVELRTFDSIMEGVSYGFPFAFLSLIIFGTARHFFEHNKLKHAAQQLRIEKQQAELNYLKSQTNPHFLFNTLNNIYSLAKDKSDLTAESIVRLSKILRYMLYETKGEFVPVEHEVKIINDYIALEQLRYDDSLHVSFSHDVEDVKQALPPLLLIPLVENAFKHGVSETRNHPFVDIHLSVNQRRLTFVVKNSLEGSSQKPEVNERIGLSNLRRQLELLYSEFDLSVHQNESSFTATLTINLATHV from the coding sequence ATGATAATGCCAATCGACAAAGAACGGGTACGGTTCTATCTTTGGGTTGCCCTTGCGTATGTTGCATTGGGCGTAGTGGTTGACGTGGGAACCTTCGGGGGACACTTTCCGGCCAGGGTGCTGAATAATTTCTGGCGGGGATGCTTTATTCTCGTCATCAATTACCTCTTCTACGAGTACACCCTCGCATTCATCCGCCGGAGGAATCGCCTTGTGTTCAAAATCCCCCTGTTCCTGATTGCAGTGTGGCTCCAGTTGATGCTGTACTCATTCGGTGTGTATGCCTGGAGATCTATCGGAATACGACTGCACCTCTACGTCGAGTTGAGGACATTCGATTCAATAATGGAGGGAGTCAGCTACGGCTTCCCCTTTGCTTTCCTGTCGCTGATCATTTTCGGTACTGCGCGGCATTTCTTTGAGCACAACAAGCTGAAACATGCCGCGCAGCAACTCCGCATCGAAAAACAACAGGCCGAACTGAACTACCTCAAGTCACAAACCAACCCCCACTTTCTCTTCAACACGCTGAACAATATCTACTCGTTGGCGAAAGACAAGTCCGACCTGACTGCCGAATCCATCGTACGTCTGTCCAAGATATTGCGCTACATGCTCTATGAAACCAAGGGGGAGTTTGTGCCGGTAGAGCATGAAGTGAAGATCATCAATGACTACATCGCCCTTGAACAATTGCGCTACGATGATTCATTGCATGTCAGTTTCAGTCATGACGTGGAGGATGTGAAGCAGGCCCTGCCGCCGTTGTTGCTGATTCCTCTCGTGGAGAATGCGTTCAAGCACGGTGTCTCGGAAACCCGGAATCATCCGTTTGTTGATATACATCTCTCTGTGAATCAGCGGCGGCTCACGTTCGTGGTGAAAAACTCTCTTGAGGGTTCTTCGCAGAAACCGGAGGTGAACGAACGGATCGGCCTCTCAAACCTCAGACGCCAACTGGAATTGTTGTACAGCGAATTCGATCTTTCTGTGCATCAGAACGAATCGTCCTTTACCGCAACACTCACCATCAACCTTGCGACCCATGTCTAA
- a CDS encoding DEAD/DEAH box helicase family protein, whose amino-acid sequence MSPSEQDARIKIDEQLKAVGWDLNDKQQVRTQVPIFGSQNVAEPTPGYNPTPAARPADFSSAHPTGFADYVLCGQNGRPLAVIEAKKEALHPYIAKQQALPYAKSLNAPFIFLTNGELIYFWDYTNDDARIVNSFFSQRDLEKILHLREERKPLATIPIPDFYIRQGEQREVRSYQKEAMQALDHAVELGKRRFLIELPTGTGKTDLVALYLKRLIEAGRAERILFLVDREQLAKQALEALQDLLTTHGSYWLKSGGERQEQQITVCLLQTMTSRYQDFSSGYFDVVVADECHRSIYGAWQTALTHFDALHIGLTATPAMYIERNTFQFYNCKNEEPDFSFRIQDAFKDGYLAPYKFAEGITVILAKGADVDEEHYDPAEFEKKWTNEKSNRLMMEEFDRLAWQNYQELAPGQQVGPGKSVVFAITKNHAARLTAILNSLHPDLKGRYAEVITSDIPNADDLIRKFKNETYPMVAVSVGMLDTGFDCREILHLVMCRRVRSPILYQQMRGRGTRTCPKIDKRKFVIYDFFGNHQYFNDSDTDVFTGTGGYSGGGTPSRPKTARELVELGLQDEWLYSVEYVEVGINGERIDRREYQSTWEDTIKKTAPDDPILQKIRRQAEAANEDERERYALTQEEENELSQRLNQPRMYFNEDNLRRAYRKPAGTLIDFIKEVLSGSKVKSREEEIVENFQAWLVTKSLTPEQAQYLSLLKNRGIAKGKVDMEDLFKPPLSILNAAGLGIELFGEQGLRDVVNDLNETVFTKSAA is encoded by the coding sequence ATGTCTCCATCTGAACAAGACGCTCGCATCAAGATAGACGAACAACTCAAAGCTGTTGGTTGGGACCTGAACGACAAGCAACAAGTTCGGACTCAGGTCCCGATTTTTGGCTCGCAGAACGTGGCGGAGCCGACGCCGGGCTATAACCCTACACCGGCTGCCAGGCCAGCGGATTTTTCCTCTGCACACCCAACCGGTTTTGCAGACTATGTCCTTTGCGGGCAAAACGGTCGCCCGCTTGCCGTTATCGAAGCGAAGAAAGAAGCCCTTCACCCCTACATTGCAAAGCAGCAGGCCCTGCCTTATGCCAAGAGTCTGAATGCCCCGTTCATTTTCCTGACGAATGGCGAACTGATCTACTTCTGGGACTACACGAATGATGATGCCCGTATCGTCAATTCGTTTTTCTCGCAGAGGGATCTTGAAAAGATTCTCCACCTTCGTGAAGAGAGAAAGCCGCTCGCAACGATTCCCATTCCGGATTTCTACATCAGACAGGGTGAGCAACGGGAGGTTCGGAGCTACCAGAAGGAGGCGATGCAAGCGCTTGACCATGCTGTGGAGCTTGGTAAGCGACGGTTCCTTATTGAGCTTCCGACCGGAACCGGAAAGACCGATCTTGTCGCGCTGTACCTGAAACGGCTGATCGAAGCCGGACGCGCTGAGAGAATTCTCTTCCTTGTTGACCGGGAGCAGCTTGCGAAACAGGCTCTTGAAGCGCTGCAGGACTTGCTGACCACTCACGGCAGCTACTGGCTGAAATCGGGTGGCGAGCGGCAGGAGCAACAAATCACCGTTTGCCTCTTGCAGACGATGACCTCACGCTACCAGGATTTTTCGAGCGGGTACTTTGATGTCGTTGTTGCGGACGAGTGCCACCGCTCAATCTATGGCGCATGGCAAACGGCCCTGACCCATTTCGATGCTCTGCATATCGGACTTACCGCAACTCCGGCAATGTACATTGAGCGGAATACGTTCCAGTTCTACAACTGTAAGAACGAAGAGCCTGACTTCTCTTTCAGAATTCAAGACGCCTTCAAAGACGGCTATCTGGCGCCATACAAATTCGCTGAAGGGATTACCGTTATCCTTGCAAAGGGTGCGGATGTCGACGAAGAACATTACGACCCCGCCGAATTTGAGAAGAAGTGGACGAACGAAAAGTCCAACCGTCTCATGATGGAAGAGTTCGACAGACTCGCGTGGCAGAACTACCAAGAGCTTGCCCCCGGACAGCAGGTCGGTCCGGGGAAATCTGTGGTCTTTGCAATTACAAAGAATCATGCCGCACGACTTACGGCGATCCTGAACAGTCTTCATCCCGATCTCAAGGGCCGCTATGCCGAAGTCATTACCAGCGACATACCGAACGCCGACGATCTGATTCGCAAGTTCAAGAACGAAACGTACCCGATGGTAGCCGTCAGCGTTGGAATGTTGGACACCGGCTTCGATTGCCGCGAGATTCTTCATCTGGTGATGTGCCGCCGTGTCCGGTCACCGATTCTCTACCAGCAAATGCGGGGACGCGGCACAAGAACATGCCCGAAGATTGACAAGCGGAAGTTTGTTATCTATGACTTCTTCGGGAATCATCAGTATTTCAATGACAGCGACACGGATGTATTCACAGGTACCGGGGGCTATTCCGGCGGAGGGACTCCATCACGACCCAAGACAGCGCGTGAGCTGGTTGAGCTTGGCCTTCAGGACGAATGGCTCTACAGCGTTGAGTATGTCGAAGTGGGCATCAATGGAGAACGTATTGATCGTCGCGAGTATCAGTCCACGTGGGAAGACACCATCAAGAAAACGGCGCCCGATGATCCGATTCTCCAGAAGATTCGCAGACAGGCCGAAGCGGCAAACGAGGATGAACGTGAACGCTATGCCTTGACACAAGAGGAGGAAAACGAACTTTCTCAACGGCTGAACCAGCCAAGGATGTACTTCAACGAGGATAACCTGAGGCGGGCATACCGCAAGCCTGCGGGGACGCTCATTGATTTCATCAAGGAAGTTCTTAGCGGGTCAAAAGTGAAAAGCCGCGAGGAAGAGATTGTCGAGAACTTCCAGGCGTGGCTGGTAACGAAGTCGCTCACCCCCGAACAGGCGCAATATCTTTCCCTTCTCAAGAACCGTGGCATTGCCAAAGGCAAAGTGGATATGGAGGATCTGTTCAAGCCGCCCCTTTCGATACTCAACGCCGCAGGTCTGGGCATCGAGTTGTTTGGCGAGCAAGGCTTGAGAGACGTTGTGAATGATTTGAATGAAACTGTGTTTACGAAGAGCGCGGCGTGA
- a CDS encoding response regulator transcription factor translates to MSKLKCIIVEDEPLAVKILAEYISQVPFLELQGTFKDAIYANEYLQENPVDVMFLDIHLPKLKGFAFLRALKHPPLVIVTTAYHQYAVEGFNLNVTDYLLKPFDFERFLVAANKARTALRERLRPEAALETKEHLFVNVKNKKVKILFPEIVYIESQREYVKIVTAKNEYVTKMSTHEIERLLPAGLFKRIHRSFIVSIGKIDSYTAEKVEVNGISIPIGKGYRGLLDNL, encoded by the coding sequence ATGTCTAAGTTGAAATGCATCATCGTAGAAGACGAGCCGTTGGCGGTCAAAATCCTGGCGGAGTACATCTCGCAGGTGCCGTTCCTCGAACTGCAGGGAACGTTCAAGGATGCGATCTACGCAAACGAGTACCTGCAGGAGAATCCCGTCGATGTGATGTTCCTGGATATTCATCTGCCAAAGCTGAAGGGGTTCGCCTTCCTGAGAGCCCTCAAACACCCGCCGCTCGTCATTGTCACGACTGCGTATCACCAATATGCCGTGGAGGGGTTCAATCTGAACGTCACGGATTACTTGCTGAAGCCGTTCGATTTTGAACGGTTCCTTGTTGCTGCCAACAAAGCGAGAACAGCGTTGCGGGAAAGGCTGCGACCTGAAGCTGCCCTCGAAACAAAAGAACATCTGTTCGTGAATGTGAAAAACAAGAAGGTGAAAATCCTCTTCCCGGAAATCGTCTACATCGAAAGTCAGCGGGAATACGTCAAGATTGTTACTGCAAAAAACGAATACGTTACCAAGATGAGTACGCATGAAATCGAACGCCTGTTGCCAGCGGGTCTCTTCAAACGCATTCACCGTTCTTTCATTGTTTCGATCGGTAAGATTGATTCCTATACGGCTGAAAAAGTGGAAGTGAACGGAATATCCATTCCCATCGGCAAAGGCTACCGGGGACTTCTCGACAATCTGTAA